The following are encoded together in the Thunnus albacares chromosome 7, fThuAlb1.1, whole genome shotgun sequence genome:
- the LOC122985047 gene encoding myosin heavy chain, striated muscle-like isoform X4 → MFRPTCRSSSPFSLTDLDMWDTKSRFTAQSSAWCGMAAVSGSGFLSKVNTSTSGSTSGFRQNGPGMRRWQSLSYLAPEGAPRSFLGAELRAAQGESSYRQSELMEWMRDVYERLDTQLDLLRSRDAQLNYNISTAQLLDMKHKQQAEAMSALEQENEAAELSPFEKSWQRRELRKKVQQMEKDLLQMRSTLNRGSHVQSVSPEKTSVSLSTLPMNQEDLNIQEKQKSDTELCKLRAALRESEARAKTQEEERNNALQKLQTSTEVQRTLLNQMEEMIQRLNNTMQNHSDVQEQLSEANNKISQACLEKAILSTQVLKLEDNIKELKASFSGALSDKEHLIQEEKADLQQREKIQQGSESCELHVHQADSHNSKQENVLMKALREVNEKLTCELEMVKQRLEMSQSQLQELTSEKVMNTKQIADLKAERSQLITEKEELLIKINDGHRDLTDLKEKCHQLGESLEALELEKQKLQDSCLSLEDEVLAKEEKLHQQEDEYQRQDAARVQKIEELRAVASNWTEKWQKVALTLQSTQEEIEELKKNNSRNKNESDLLLRVELEACKQELELERTRGQALFQDKGKGGEAVQTQDKGTVTDLNISSQTESSLLWNPPSVSSSQNKSAQETLKSLERLRGTEKTEGQINTSALELKEMKKASGDNQDEGGLTSDTLRAQLEESRRKANHLEQEKTLAVQRLQTLRQLYPAKDENSSVDGRKYKTVSPVNVEVDQQRRMVTEQLKSLFKEREAKEIAQTGARPLQDWTPSSNNIKSAVERRSWHQGSGLMPVFEEDEESDDWSGREEGEPAEEAQTETNIHSQSLQMSAMSAEINNLKTKNDNLLQAIRLTQPIRDFPATAEKDSDKSSDVGVPSLSHFSDEINLQRRSPFLYPDGIFLAELVDICSPDEEGEDED, encoded by the exons ATGTTTAGACCCACGTGCAGGAGTTCAAGTCCATTTTCTCTCACGGATCTCGATATGTGGGACACCAAATCTCGCTTCACAGCCCAG TCCTCAGCATGGTGTGGTATGGCAGCTGTTTCTGGATCAGGGTTTCTGTCCAAAGTCAACACAAG CACATCTGGCAGCACTAGTGGCTTCAGACAGAATGGTCCAGGTATGAGGAGATGGCAGTCTCTGTCCTATCTGGCACCTGAGGGTGCTCCACGGTCTTTTCTAGGGGCTGAATTGCGGGCTGCTCAAGGTGAAAGTAGCTATAGACAATCAGAGCTGATGGAATGGATGCGGGATGTTTATGAGCGTCTGGACACCCAGCTGGACCTGCTGAGGTCAAGAGACGCACAGTTGAACTATAACATAAGTACTGCACAGCTGCTTGACATGAAACATAAG CAGCAGGCAGAGGCGATGAGCGCTCTTGAGCAGGAGAATGAGGCAGCTGAATTATCCCCCTTTGAAAAGAGCTGGCAGCGTAGAGAGCTCCGTAAAAA GGTCCAACAGATGGAAAAGGACCTGCTGCAGATGAGGTCTACCTTGAACAGAGGAAGCCATGTTCAATCTGTTTCTCCTGAAAAAACTTCTGTCTCGCTAAGTACATTACCAATGAATCAAGAAGACTTAAACATACAG GAGAAGCAGAAGTCTGACACAGAGCTGTGCAAGCTGAGAGCAGCTCTGAGAGAGTCTGAGGCAAGAGCAAAGACACAAGAAGAAGAGCGAAACAATGCACTCCAGAAACTCCAGACCTCTACAGAG GTGCAGAGGACACTGCTGAATCAAATGGAGGAGATGATTCAGAGGCTTAACAACACTATGCAGAACCACTCTGATGTACAAGAACAGTTGAGTGAAGCCAACAACAAGATCAGCCAAGCATGTCTG GAAAAAGCCATCTTGTCTACTCAAGTGCTAAAGCTGGAGGACAATATAAAAGAACTGAAAGCCAGTTTCTCAGGGGCTCTGTCTGACAAAGAACACTTGATCCAG GAGGAGAAAGCAGATCTGCAGCAGAGGGAAAAGATCCAACAAGGCTCAGAGAGTTGTGAGCTCCATGTTCATCAGGCTGATTCTCACAACAGCAAACAGGAAAATGTCCTGATGAAGGCTCTCAGAGAG GTAAATGAAAAGCTTACATGTGAGCTTGAAATGGTCAAACAGAGACTGGAGATGTCACAGTCCCAGCTACAGGAGCTAACATCAGAAAAGGTCATGAACACAAAACAGATCGCAGATCTGAAGGCAGAACGCTCTCAGCTGATCACAGAAAAAGAGGAGCTTCTCATCAAAATTAATGATGGACACAGAGATCTAACAGATTTGAAGGAAAAGTGCCATCAGCTTGG GGAATCGTTGGAAGCTTTAGaattagaaaaacagaaactgcAGGATAGTTGTCTGTCTTTGGAGGATGAGGTCCTTGCGAAGGAGGAGAAGCTCCACCAGCAGGAGGACGAATATCAGAGGCAAGATGCAGCGAGGGTCCAGAAAATCGAGGAGCTGAGAGCTGTGGCCTCAAACTGGACTGAGAAATGGCAAAAGGTGGCTTTAACCCTGCAGTCCACACAGGAGGAGATAGAAGAGCTTAAGAAGAACAACTCCAGAAATAAA aatgaATCTGACTTATTGCTAAGGGTTGAGCTTGAAGCATGCAAACAGGAACTGGAGCTGGAAAGGACCAGGGGTCAGGCGCTGTTTCAGGATAAAGGTAAAG GGGGTGAAGCTGTGCAAACTCAGGACAAGGGCACAGTGACAGA CCTCAACATATCATCACAGACTGAATCCTCTTTGTTATGGAACCCACCATCCGTCTCCAGCAGTCAAAACAAAAGCGCTCAG GAAACTCTGAAGAGTTTAGAAAGGCTGAGAGGGACAGAAAAAACTGAGGGCCAAATCAATACTTCTGCTCTGGAGCTCAAG GAGATGAAAAAGGCTTCTGGAGACAATCAAGATGAAGGGGGCTTGACCTCTGACACACTGAGGGCCCAGCTAGAAG agagcaggaggaaggCAAACCACCTGGAACAGGAGAAAACACTGGCAGTCCAGAGGCTTCAAACACTAAGGCAGCTTTACCCG GCTAAAGATGAGAACTCATCTGTTGATGGCAGGAAGTATAAAACTGTCTCCCCAGTTAATGTAGAAGTGGACCAACAGAGGAGGATGGTCACTGAGCAg TTAAAGAGTCTTTTTAAGGAGCGAGAGGCAAAGGAGATTGCTCAGACTGGAGCCAGGCCACTCCAAGACTGGACTCCATCTTCTAATAATATCAAG agtgcagtggagaggaggagctgGCATCAGGGCTCTGGTTTGATGCCGGTGTTTGAAGAGGACGAAGAGAGCGACGACTGGTcaggaagggaggagggagagccaGCAGAAGAAGCACAAACTGAGACAAACATCCACAGCCAGAGCCTCCAG ATGTCAGCTATGAGTGCAGAAATCAACAATCTGAAGACAAAAAATGACAATCTTCTGCAAG CCATAAGGCTCACGCAGCCAATCCGTGACTTTCCAGCTACTGCCGAAAAAGATTCAGACAAGTCCTCTGATGTTGGAGTGCCAAGCCTATCTCACTTTTCAGATGAGATTAACCTGCAGCGGAGGTCACCTTTCCTCTATCCTGATGGAATATTCCTGGCTGAGCTTGTAGATATCTGTAGCCCTGatgaagaaggagaggatgaagaCTGA
- the LOC122985047 gene encoding myosin-11-like isoform X2 — translation MFRPTCRSSSPFSLTDLDMWDTKSRFTAQSSAWCGMAAVSGSGFLSKVNTSTSGSTSGFRQNGPGMRRWQSLSYLAPEGAPRSFLGAELRAAQGESSYRQSELMEWMRDVYERLDTQLDLLRSRDAQLNYNISTAQLLDMKHKQAEAMSALEQENEAAELSPFEKSWQRRELRKNSLSRVQQMEKDLLQMRSTLNRGSHVQSVSPEKTSVSLSTLPMNQEDLNIQEKQKSDTELCKLRAALRESEARAKTQEEERNNALQKLQTSTEVQRTLLNQMEEMIQRLNNTMQNHSDVQEQLSEANNKISQACLEKAILSTQVLKLEDNIKELKASFSGALSDKEHLIQEEKADLQQREKIQQGSESCELHVHQADSHNSKQENVLMKALREVNEKLTCELEMVKQRLEMSQSQLQELTSEKVMNTKQIADLKAERSQLITEKEELLIKINDGHRDLTDLKEKCHQLGESLEALELEKQKLQDSCLSLEDEVLAKEEKLHQQEDEYQRQDAARVQKIEELRAVASNWTEKWQKVALTLQSTQEEIEELKKNNSRNKNESDLLLRVELEACKQELELERTRGQALFQDKGKGGEAVQTQDKGTVTDLNISSQTESSLLWNPPSVSSSQNKSAQETLKSLERLRGTEKTEGQINTSALELKEMKKASGDNQDEGGLTSDTLRAQLEESRRKANHLEQEKTLAVQRLQTLRQLYPAKDENSSVDGRKYKTVSPVNVEVDQQRRMVTEQLKSLFKEREAKEIAQTGARPLQDWTPSSNNIKSAVERRSWHQGSGLMPVFEEDEESDDWSGREEGEPAEEAQTETNIHSQSLQMSAMSAEINNLKTKNDNLLQAIRLTQPIRDFPATAEKDSDKSSDVGVPSLSHFSDEINLQRRSPFLYPDGIFLAELVDICSPDEEGEDED, via the exons ATGTTTAGACCCACGTGCAGGAGTTCAAGTCCATTTTCTCTCACGGATCTCGATATGTGGGACACCAAATCTCGCTTCACAGCCCAG TCCTCAGCATGGTGTGGTATGGCAGCTGTTTCTGGATCAGGGTTTCTGTCCAAAGTCAACACAAG CACATCTGGCAGCACTAGTGGCTTCAGACAGAATGGTCCAGGTATGAGGAGATGGCAGTCTCTGTCCTATCTGGCACCTGAGGGTGCTCCACGGTCTTTTCTAGGGGCTGAATTGCGGGCTGCTCAAGGTGAAAGTAGCTATAGACAATCAGAGCTGATGGAATGGATGCGGGATGTTTATGAGCGTCTGGACACCCAGCTGGACCTGCTGAGGTCAAGAGACGCACAGTTGAACTATAACATAAGTACTGCACAGCTGCTTGACATGAAACATAAG CAGGCAGAGGCGATGAGCGCTCTTGAGCAGGAGAATGAGGCAGCTGAATTATCCCCCTTTGAAAAGAGCTGGCAGCGTAGAGAGCTCCGTAAAAA TTCACTCTCAAGGGTCCAACAGATGGAAAAGGACCTGCTGCAGATGAGGTCTACCTTGAACAGAGGAAGCCATGTTCAATCTGTTTCTCCTGAAAAAACTTCTGTCTCGCTAAGTACATTACCAATGAATCAAGAAGACTTAAACATACAG GAGAAGCAGAAGTCTGACACAGAGCTGTGCAAGCTGAGAGCAGCTCTGAGAGAGTCTGAGGCAAGAGCAAAGACACAAGAAGAAGAGCGAAACAATGCACTCCAGAAACTCCAGACCTCTACAGAG GTGCAGAGGACACTGCTGAATCAAATGGAGGAGATGATTCAGAGGCTTAACAACACTATGCAGAACCACTCTGATGTACAAGAACAGTTGAGTGAAGCCAACAACAAGATCAGCCAAGCATGTCTG GAAAAAGCCATCTTGTCTACTCAAGTGCTAAAGCTGGAGGACAATATAAAAGAACTGAAAGCCAGTTTCTCAGGGGCTCTGTCTGACAAAGAACACTTGATCCAG GAGGAGAAAGCAGATCTGCAGCAGAGGGAAAAGATCCAACAAGGCTCAGAGAGTTGTGAGCTCCATGTTCATCAGGCTGATTCTCACAACAGCAAACAGGAAAATGTCCTGATGAAGGCTCTCAGAGAG GTAAATGAAAAGCTTACATGTGAGCTTGAAATGGTCAAACAGAGACTGGAGATGTCACAGTCCCAGCTACAGGAGCTAACATCAGAAAAGGTCATGAACACAAAACAGATCGCAGATCTGAAGGCAGAACGCTCTCAGCTGATCACAGAAAAAGAGGAGCTTCTCATCAAAATTAATGATGGACACAGAGATCTAACAGATTTGAAGGAAAAGTGCCATCAGCTTGG GGAATCGTTGGAAGCTTTAGaattagaaaaacagaaactgcAGGATAGTTGTCTGTCTTTGGAGGATGAGGTCCTTGCGAAGGAGGAGAAGCTCCACCAGCAGGAGGACGAATATCAGAGGCAAGATGCAGCGAGGGTCCAGAAAATCGAGGAGCTGAGAGCTGTGGCCTCAAACTGGACTGAGAAATGGCAAAAGGTGGCTTTAACCCTGCAGTCCACACAGGAGGAGATAGAAGAGCTTAAGAAGAACAACTCCAGAAATAAA aatgaATCTGACTTATTGCTAAGGGTTGAGCTTGAAGCATGCAAACAGGAACTGGAGCTGGAAAGGACCAGGGGTCAGGCGCTGTTTCAGGATAAAGGTAAAG GGGGTGAAGCTGTGCAAACTCAGGACAAGGGCACAGTGACAGA CCTCAACATATCATCACAGACTGAATCCTCTTTGTTATGGAACCCACCATCCGTCTCCAGCAGTCAAAACAAAAGCGCTCAG GAAACTCTGAAGAGTTTAGAAAGGCTGAGAGGGACAGAAAAAACTGAGGGCCAAATCAATACTTCTGCTCTGGAGCTCAAG GAGATGAAAAAGGCTTCTGGAGACAATCAAGATGAAGGGGGCTTGACCTCTGACACACTGAGGGCCCAGCTAGAAG agagcaggaggaaggCAAACCACCTGGAACAGGAGAAAACACTGGCAGTCCAGAGGCTTCAAACACTAAGGCAGCTTTACCCG GCTAAAGATGAGAACTCATCTGTTGATGGCAGGAAGTATAAAACTGTCTCCCCAGTTAATGTAGAAGTGGACCAACAGAGGAGGATGGTCACTGAGCAg TTAAAGAGTCTTTTTAAGGAGCGAGAGGCAAAGGAGATTGCTCAGACTGGAGCCAGGCCACTCCAAGACTGGACTCCATCTTCTAATAATATCAAG agtgcagtggagaggaggagctgGCATCAGGGCTCTGGTTTGATGCCGGTGTTTGAAGAGGACGAAGAGAGCGACGACTGGTcaggaagggaggagggagagccaGCAGAAGAAGCACAAACTGAGACAAACATCCACAGCCAGAGCCTCCAG ATGTCAGCTATGAGTGCAGAAATCAACAATCTGAAGACAAAAAATGACAATCTTCTGCAAG CCATAAGGCTCACGCAGCCAATCCGTGACTTTCCAGCTACTGCCGAAAAAGATTCAGACAAGTCCTCTGATGTTGGAGTGCCAAGCCTATCTCACTTTTCAGATGAGATTAACCTGCAGCGGAGGTCACCTTTCCTCTATCCTGATGGAATATTCCTGGCTGAGCTTGTAGATATCTGTAGCCCTGatgaagaaggagaggatgaagaCTGA
- the LOC122985047 gene encoding myosin-11-like isoform X3, whose amino-acid sequence MFRPTCRSSSPFSLTDLDMWDTKSRFTAQSSAWCGMAAVSGSGFLSKVNTSTSGSTSGFRQNGPGMRRWQSLSYLAPEGAPRSFLGAELRAAQGESSYRQSELMEWMRDVYERLDTQLDLLRSRDAQLNYNISTAQLLDMKHKQQAEAMSALEQENEAAELSPFEKSWQRRELRKNSLSRVQQMEKDLLQMRSTLNRGSHVQSVSPEKTSVSLSTLPMNQEDLNIQEKQKSDTELCKLRAALRESEARAKTQEEERNNALQKLQTSTEVQRTLLNQMEEMIQRLNNTMQNHSDVQEQLSEANNKISQACLEKAILSTQVLKLEDNIKELKASFSGALSDKEHLIQEEKADLQQREKIQQGSESCELHVHQADSHNSKQENVLMKALREVNEKLTCELEMVKQRLEMSQSQLQELTSEKVMNTKQIADLKAERSQLITEKEELLIKINDGHRDLTDLKEKCHQLGESLEALELEKQKLQDSCLSLEDEVLAKEEKLHQQEDEYQRQDAARVQKIEELRAVASNWTEKWQKVALTLQSTQEEIEELKKNNSRNKNESDLLLRVELEACKQELELERTRGQALFQDKGGEAVQTQDKGTVTDLNISSQTESSLLWNPPSVSSSQNKSAQETLKSLERLRGTEKTEGQINTSALELKEMKKASGDNQDEGGLTSDTLRAQLEESRRKANHLEQEKTLAVQRLQTLRQLYPAKDENSSVDGRKYKTVSPVNVEVDQQRRMVTEQLKSLFKEREAKEIAQTGARPLQDWTPSSNNIKSAVERRSWHQGSGLMPVFEEDEESDDWSGREEGEPAEEAQTETNIHSQSLQMSAMSAEINNLKTKNDNLLQAIRLTQPIRDFPATAEKDSDKSSDVGVPSLSHFSDEINLQRRSPFLYPDGIFLAELVDICSPDEEGEDED is encoded by the exons ATGTTTAGACCCACGTGCAGGAGTTCAAGTCCATTTTCTCTCACGGATCTCGATATGTGGGACACCAAATCTCGCTTCACAGCCCAG TCCTCAGCATGGTGTGGTATGGCAGCTGTTTCTGGATCAGGGTTTCTGTCCAAAGTCAACACAAG CACATCTGGCAGCACTAGTGGCTTCAGACAGAATGGTCCAGGTATGAGGAGATGGCAGTCTCTGTCCTATCTGGCACCTGAGGGTGCTCCACGGTCTTTTCTAGGGGCTGAATTGCGGGCTGCTCAAGGTGAAAGTAGCTATAGACAATCAGAGCTGATGGAATGGATGCGGGATGTTTATGAGCGTCTGGACACCCAGCTGGACCTGCTGAGGTCAAGAGACGCACAGTTGAACTATAACATAAGTACTGCACAGCTGCTTGACATGAAACATAAG CAGCAGGCAGAGGCGATGAGCGCTCTTGAGCAGGAGAATGAGGCAGCTGAATTATCCCCCTTTGAAAAGAGCTGGCAGCGTAGAGAGCTCCGTAAAAA TTCACTCTCAAGGGTCCAACAGATGGAAAAGGACCTGCTGCAGATGAGGTCTACCTTGAACAGAGGAAGCCATGTTCAATCTGTTTCTCCTGAAAAAACTTCTGTCTCGCTAAGTACATTACCAATGAATCAAGAAGACTTAAACATACAG GAGAAGCAGAAGTCTGACACAGAGCTGTGCAAGCTGAGAGCAGCTCTGAGAGAGTCTGAGGCAAGAGCAAAGACACAAGAAGAAGAGCGAAACAATGCACTCCAGAAACTCCAGACCTCTACAGAG GTGCAGAGGACACTGCTGAATCAAATGGAGGAGATGATTCAGAGGCTTAACAACACTATGCAGAACCACTCTGATGTACAAGAACAGTTGAGTGAAGCCAACAACAAGATCAGCCAAGCATGTCTG GAAAAAGCCATCTTGTCTACTCAAGTGCTAAAGCTGGAGGACAATATAAAAGAACTGAAAGCCAGTTTCTCAGGGGCTCTGTCTGACAAAGAACACTTGATCCAG GAGGAGAAAGCAGATCTGCAGCAGAGGGAAAAGATCCAACAAGGCTCAGAGAGTTGTGAGCTCCATGTTCATCAGGCTGATTCTCACAACAGCAAACAGGAAAATGTCCTGATGAAGGCTCTCAGAGAG GTAAATGAAAAGCTTACATGTGAGCTTGAAATGGTCAAACAGAGACTGGAGATGTCACAGTCCCAGCTACAGGAGCTAACATCAGAAAAGGTCATGAACACAAAACAGATCGCAGATCTGAAGGCAGAACGCTCTCAGCTGATCACAGAAAAAGAGGAGCTTCTCATCAAAATTAATGATGGACACAGAGATCTAACAGATTTGAAGGAAAAGTGCCATCAGCTTGG GGAATCGTTGGAAGCTTTAGaattagaaaaacagaaactgcAGGATAGTTGTCTGTCTTTGGAGGATGAGGTCCTTGCGAAGGAGGAGAAGCTCCACCAGCAGGAGGACGAATATCAGAGGCAAGATGCAGCGAGGGTCCAGAAAATCGAGGAGCTGAGAGCTGTGGCCTCAAACTGGACTGAGAAATGGCAAAAGGTGGCTTTAACCCTGCAGTCCACACAGGAGGAGATAGAAGAGCTTAAGAAGAACAACTCCAGAAATAAA aatgaATCTGACTTATTGCTAAGGGTTGAGCTTGAAGCATGCAAACAGGAACTGGAGCTGGAAAGGACCAGGGGTCAGGCGCTGTTTCAGGATAAAG GGGGTGAAGCTGTGCAAACTCAGGACAAGGGCACAGTGACAGA CCTCAACATATCATCACAGACTGAATCCTCTTTGTTATGGAACCCACCATCCGTCTCCAGCAGTCAAAACAAAAGCGCTCAG GAAACTCTGAAGAGTTTAGAAAGGCTGAGAGGGACAGAAAAAACTGAGGGCCAAATCAATACTTCTGCTCTGGAGCTCAAG GAGATGAAAAAGGCTTCTGGAGACAATCAAGATGAAGGGGGCTTGACCTCTGACACACTGAGGGCCCAGCTAGAAG agagcaggaggaaggCAAACCACCTGGAACAGGAGAAAACACTGGCAGTCCAGAGGCTTCAAACACTAAGGCAGCTTTACCCG GCTAAAGATGAGAACTCATCTGTTGATGGCAGGAAGTATAAAACTGTCTCCCCAGTTAATGTAGAAGTGGACCAACAGAGGAGGATGGTCACTGAGCAg TTAAAGAGTCTTTTTAAGGAGCGAGAGGCAAAGGAGATTGCTCAGACTGGAGCCAGGCCACTCCAAGACTGGACTCCATCTTCTAATAATATCAAG agtgcagtggagaggaggagctgGCATCAGGGCTCTGGTTTGATGCCGGTGTTTGAAGAGGACGAAGAGAGCGACGACTGGTcaggaagggaggagggagagccaGCAGAAGAAGCACAAACTGAGACAAACATCCACAGCCAGAGCCTCCAG ATGTCAGCTATGAGTGCAGAAATCAACAATCTGAAGACAAAAAATGACAATCTTCTGCAAG CCATAAGGCTCACGCAGCCAATCCGTGACTTTCCAGCTACTGCCGAAAAAGATTCAGACAAGTCCTCTGATGTTGGAGTGCCAAGCCTATCTCACTTTTCAGATGAGATTAACCTGCAGCGGAGGTCACCTTTCCTCTATCCTGATGGAATATTCCTGGCTGAGCTTGTAGATATCTGTAGCCCTGatgaagaaggagaggatgaagaCTGA
- the LOC122985047 gene encoding myosin-11-like isoform X1 — MFRPTCRSSSPFSLTDLDMWDTKSRFTAQSSAWCGMAAVSGSGFLSKVNTSTSGSTSGFRQNGPGMRRWQSLSYLAPEGAPRSFLGAELRAAQGESSYRQSELMEWMRDVYERLDTQLDLLRSRDAQLNYNISTAQLLDMKHKQQAEAMSALEQENEAAELSPFEKSWQRRELRKNSLSRVQQMEKDLLQMRSTLNRGSHVQSVSPEKTSVSLSTLPMNQEDLNIQEKQKSDTELCKLRAALRESEARAKTQEEERNNALQKLQTSTEVQRTLLNQMEEMIQRLNNTMQNHSDVQEQLSEANNKISQACLEKAILSTQVLKLEDNIKELKASFSGALSDKEHLIQEEKADLQQREKIQQGSESCELHVHQADSHNSKQENVLMKALREVNEKLTCELEMVKQRLEMSQSQLQELTSEKVMNTKQIADLKAERSQLITEKEELLIKINDGHRDLTDLKEKCHQLGESLEALELEKQKLQDSCLSLEDEVLAKEEKLHQQEDEYQRQDAARVQKIEELRAVASNWTEKWQKVALTLQSTQEEIEELKKNNSRNKNESDLLLRVELEACKQELELERTRGQALFQDKGKGGEAVQTQDKGTVTDLNISSQTESSLLWNPPSVSSSQNKSAQETLKSLERLRGTEKTEGQINTSALELKEMKKASGDNQDEGGLTSDTLRAQLEESRRKANHLEQEKTLAVQRLQTLRQLYPAKDENSSVDGRKYKTVSPVNVEVDQQRRMVTEQLKSLFKEREAKEIAQTGARPLQDWTPSSNNIKSAVERRSWHQGSGLMPVFEEDEESDDWSGREEGEPAEEAQTETNIHSQSLQMSAMSAEINNLKTKNDNLLQAIRLTQPIRDFPATAEKDSDKSSDVGVPSLSHFSDEINLQRRSPFLYPDGIFLAELVDICSPDEEGEDED, encoded by the exons ATGTTTAGACCCACGTGCAGGAGTTCAAGTCCATTTTCTCTCACGGATCTCGATATGTGGGACACCAAATCTCGCTTCACAGCCCAG TCCTCAGCATGGTGTGGTATGGCAGCTGTTTCTGGATCAGGGTTTCTGTCCAAAGTCAACACAAG CACATCTGGCAGCACTAGTGGCTTCAGACAGAATGGTCCAGGTATGAGGAGATGGCAGTCTCTGTCCTATCTGGCACCTGAGGGTGCTCCACGGTCTTTTCTAGGGGCTGAATTGCGGGCTGCTCAAGGTGAAAGTAGCTATAGACAATCAGAGCTGATGGAATGGATGCGGGATGTTTATGAGCGTCTGGACACCCAGCTGGACCTGCTGAGGTCAAGAGACGCACAGTTGAACTATAACATAAGTACTGCACAGCTGCTTGACATGAAACATAAG CAGCAGGCAGAGGCGATGAGCGCTCTTGAGCAGGAGAATGAGGCAGCTGAATTATCCCCCTTTGAAAAGAGCTGGCAGCGTAGAGAGCTCCGTAAAAA TTCACTCTCAAGGGTCCAACAGATGGAAAAGGACCTGCTGCAGATGAGGTCTACCTTGAACAGAGGAAGCCATGTTCAATCTGTTTCTCCTGAAAAAACTTCTGTCTCGCTAAGTACATTACCAATGAATCAAGAAGACTTAAACATACAG GAGAAGCAGAAGTCTGACACAGAGCTGTGCAAGCTGAGAGCAGCTCTGAGAGAGTCTGAGGCAAGAGCAAAGACACAAGAAGAAGAGCGAAACAATGCACTCCAGAAACTCCAGACCTCTACAGAG GTGCAGAGGACACTGCTGAATCAAATGGAGGAGATGATTCAGAGGCTTAACAACACTATGCAGAACCACTCTGATGTACAAGAACAGTTGAGTGAAGCCAACAACAAGATCAGCCAAGCATGTCTG GAAAAAGCCATCTTGTCTACTCAAGTGCTAAAGCTGGAGGACAATATAAAAGAACTGAAAGCCAGTTTCTCAGGGGCTCTGTCTGACAAAGAACACTTGATCCAG GAGGAGAAAGCAGATCTGCAGCAGAGGGAAAAGATCCAACAAGGCTCAGAGAGTTGTGAGCTCCATGTTCATCAGGCTGATTCTCACAACAGCAAACAGGAAAATGTCCTGATGAAGGCTCTCAGAGAG GTAAATGAAAAGCTTACATGTGAGCTTGAAATGGTCAAACAGAGACTGGAGATGTCACAGTCCCAGCTACAGGAGCTAACATCAGAAAAGGTCATGAACACAAAACAGATCGCAGATCTGAAGGCAGAACGCTCTCAGCTGATCACAGAAAAAGAGGAGCTTCTCATCAAAATTAATGATGGACACAGAGATCTAACAGATTTGAAGGAAAAGTGCCATCAGCTTGG GGAATCGTTGGAAGCTTTAGaattagaaaaacagaaactgcAGGATAGTTGTCTGTCTTTGGAGGATGAGGTCCTTGCGAAGGAGGAGAAGCTCCACCAGCAGGAGGACGAATATCAGAGGCAAGATGCAGCGAGGGTCCAGAAAATCGAGGAGCTGAGAGCTGTGGCCTCAAACTGGACTGAGAAATGGCAAAAGGTGGCTTTAACCCTGCAGTCCACACAGGAGGAGATAGAAGAGCTTAAGAAGAACAACTCCAGAAATAAA aatgaATCTGACTTATTGCTAAGGGTTGAGCTTGAAGCATGCAAACAGGAACTGGAGCTGGAAAGGACCAGGGGTCAGGCGCTGTTTCAGGATAAAGGTAAAG GGGGTGAAGCTGTGCAAACTCAGGACAAGGGCACAGTGACAGA CCTCAACATATCATCACAGACTGAATCCTCTTTGTTATGGAACCCACCATCCGTCTCCAGCAGTCAAAACAAAAGCGCTCAG GAAACTCTGAAGAGTTTAGAAAGGCTGAGAGGGACAGAAAAAACTGAGGGCCAAATCAATACTTCTGCTCTGGAGCTCAAG GAGATGAAAAAGGCTTCTGGAGACAATCAAGATGAAGGGGGCTTGACCTCTGACACACTGAGGGCCCAGCTAGAAG agagcaggaggaaggCAAACCACCTGGAACAGGAGAAAACACTGGCAGTCCAGAGGCTTCAAACACTAAGGCAGCTTTACCCG GCTAAAGATGAGAACTCATCTGTTGATGGCAGGAAGTATAAAACTGTCTCCCCAGTTAATGTAGAAGTGGACCAACAGAGGAGGATGGTCACTGAGCAg TTAAAGAGTCTTTTTAAGGAGCGAGAGGCAAAGGAGATTGCTCAGACTGGAGCCAGGCCACTCCAAGACTGGACTCCATCTTCTAATAATATCAAG agtgcagtggagaggaggagctgGCATCAGGGCTCTGGTTTGATGCCGGTGTTTGAAGAGGACGAAGAGAGCGACGACTGGTcaggaagggaggagggagagccaGCAGAAGAAGCACAAACTGAGACAAACATCCACAGCCAGAGCCTCCAG ATGTCAGCTATGAGTGCAGAAATCAACAATCTGAAGACAAAAAATGACAATCTTCTGCAAG CCATAAGGCTCACGCAGCCAATCCGTGACTTTCCAGCTACTGCCGAAAAAGATTCAGACAAGTCCTCTGATGTTGGAGTGCCAAGCCTATCTCACTTTTCAGATGAGATTAACCTGCAGCGGAGGTCACCTTTCCTCTATCCTGATGGAATATTCCTGGCTGAGCTTGTAGATATCTGTAGCCCTGatgaagaaggagaggatgaagaCTGA